The following proteins are co-located in the Polystyrenella longa genome:
- a CDS encoding sulfatase, translating into MRSLLPGKWSWSLFVALSLFVSHLLVSDSLFAQDDQKQTAPPNVILFLADDMGWRDLACYGNEFHETPNIDQLAADGIRFTDAYAACPVCSPTRASILTGNYPATINLTDFIPGHYRPFAKLTVPEFNQQLPDTQETLAEIMKSANYQTGSFGKWHLGGQGSLPPDHGFTDWVVSGGRHFYPNFRTNPGRKIEDGTYLADFLTSEAERFLEENQDRPFFLYLPHYAVHIPLEAKKELIKKYEDKQKPAYGVNNPIYAAMVEHLDQSVGRLTQKLEELDLAENTIFIFYSDNGGLFKRFDGNGPDVMSNEPLRAEKGTLYEGGVRVPFIVRWPGKVQAGTESAAPVCSVDLLPTIVEMTGQSNQQKKQTDGVSLASLILKQEPLAERSLYWHYPHYHHCDPSGSIRSGRYKLIEDFQEGRLELYDLETDLGEIHNLAEEKPELAATMQQQLADWRAIVGANMPVKNPGWNPKRAEEWHRRPRK; encoded by the coding sequence ATGCGTTCATTATTGCCAGGGAAGTGGAGTTGGTCTCTGTTCGTCGCGCTGTCTCTCTTTGTGAGTCACCTGTTAGTAAGCGATTCTTTGTTTGCTCAGGACGATCAGAAACAAACAGCACCTCCGAATGTCATCCTCTTTCTGGCGGACGATATGGGATGGCGGGACCTCGCCTGTTATGGAAATGAGTTCCATGAAACACCCAACATTGACCAACTTGCGGCAGACGGAATTCGCTTCACCGATGCATACGCGGCTTGTCCCGTTTGTTCTCCCACGCGGGCAAGCATTCTAACGGGAAACTATCCCGCGACGATCAATCTTACGGACTTCATTCCGGGCCATTATCGTCCCTTTGCCAAACTGACAGTGCCCGAATTCAACCAGCAACTTCCCGACACTCAGGAAACGCTTGCCGAGATCATGAAGTCGGCGAACTATCAAACGGGTAGTTTTGGAAAATGGCACCTGGGGGGACAAGGTTCGTTGCCACCCGATCATGGATTCACGGATTGGGTTGTCAGTGGCGGGCGTCACTTCTATCCGAATTTCCGCACTAATCCCGGGCGTAAAATTGAAGATGGGACTTATCTCGCCGATTTCCTGACATCGGAAGCGGAACGATTTCTGGAAGAGAATCAGGATCGACCCTTTTTCCTGTACCTGCCCCATTACGCAGTACATATTCCACTCGAGGCTAAGAAGGAACTCATTAAAAAGTATGAAGACAAACAGAAACCTGCCTACGGTGTGAATAATCCTATTTATGCAGCCATGGTAGAACACCTTGATCAGTCCGTGGGAAGACTCACACAGAAGTTGGAAGAACTTGATCTGGCAGAGAATACGATCTTCATTTTCTATTCTGACAATGGGGGGCTCTTCAAACGATTCGATGGAAATGGTCCCGATGTCATGTCGAACGAACCTCTGCGGGCGGAGAAGGGGACTCTCTATGAAGGGGGAGTTCGCGTTCCGTTTATCGTTCGCTGGCCGGGAAAGGTGCAGGCGGGGACGGAGTCGGCAGCACCTGTTTGCAGTGTTGATCTGTTACCGACGATTGTGGAAATGACGGGTCAGTCAAATCAACAGAAAAAACAGACCGATGGTGTCAGTCTCGCTTCTCTGATTTTAAAACAGGAACCACTCGCCGAGCGGAGTTTGTATTGGCATTACCCGCACTATCACCATTGCGACCCTTCCGGTTCAATTCGCAGCGGAAGATACAAGCTGATTGAAGACTTCCAAGAGGGGCGTCTGGAACTGTACGATCTGGAAACAGATCTCGGCGAAATACACAATCTGGCCGAGGAAAAACCGGAACTCGCAGCGACAATGCAGCAACAACTTGCCGACTGGCGAGCAATAGTCGGCGCAAACATGCCAGTGAAAAACCCGGGCTGGAACCCCAAACGGGCGGAAGAGTGGCATCGCCGCCCTCGAAAATAG
- a CDS encoding sulfatase family protein, with the protein MDDYLKTYTNNSATPTGDSSTMIYSRISARFTIAFLMGLLALSSSTRPAFAADESARPNIIFILTDDQRADAMGCMGNPVIETPELDKLASEGHLFKNAFCTTAICMTSRASFILGQYERRHHITSFRTPLTDEQINIAFPVLLREAGYYTGLVGKWGIGTKMPAEMFDDYRGFPGQGSYYPEGKKDQPGEHQTAKLAEKAVEFLEEVPTNRPFCLQIYTKAAHCQDQDHDDQFPADVKYDNQYADTVLPRSELLNEKYFQQLPDFLQNSESRTRWHRRFNTEEKWNESVKNYYRLVSGIDELLGKVRQQLEESGKADNSIIVFSSDHGFYLGERGLAGKWFIHEESIRIPMIIFDPRQPDSERGQVHDEMVLSIDVAPTIMDLAGVDAPATVQGRSLIPITKQEKVDWRHEFLYEHRFAHHAIPKSEGVRTEDWKYVRYIETEPVHEELYNLKQDPLEVNNLVNNPESQADLNTMRDKLKKLDKELQ; encoded by the coding sequence ATGGACGACTACCTTAAAACATACACTAATAATTCCGCGACTCCAACTGGTGACTCATCAACCATGATCTATTCTCGCATTTCTGCTCGATTCACTATCGCGTTTCTGATGGGACTGTTAGCTCTCTCCAGCAGCACTCGGCCAGCCTTCGCGGCCGACGAATCAGCCCGACCAAATATCATATTCATTCTAACGGATGATCAACGAGCCGATGCTATGGGCTGCATGGGCAACCCAGTGATTGAAACACCAGAGTTGGACAAGCTTGCCTCGGAAGGGCACCTGTTTAAAAATGCGTTTTGCACCACGGCGATTTGCATGACGAGCCGAGCCAGTTTTATTCTGGGACAATACGAGCGTCGGCATCACATCACCAGCTTCAGAACGCCCCTGACGGACGAGCAGATTAACATTGCCTTTCCTGTGTTACTTCGTGAAGCGGGCTACTACACTGGCCTCGTCGGTAAATGGGGCATTGGTACGAAAATGCCAGCAGAAATGTTCGACGACTACCGCGGTTTTCCGGGACAGGGGTCCTATTATCCAGAAGGGAAAAAAGATCAACCCGGCGAACACCAGACAGCCAAGCTGGCCGAGAAGGCAGTCGAATTTCTAGAAGAGGTTCCCACTAACCGTCCTTTCTGCCTGCAAATTTACACCAAAGCGGCCCATTGCCAGGATCAGGACCATGACGACCAATTCCCTGCCGACGTTAAATATGACAACCAGTATGCAGACACAGTACTGCCTCGCAGCGAATTGTTAAACGAGAAATACTTCCAACAGTTGCCCGATTTCCTGCAGAACTCAGAATCCCGCACCCGCTGGCATCGCCGATTTAATACCGAAGAGAAATGGAATGAGTCCGTTAAGAATTACTATCGGCTTGTCAGTGGTATCGATGAATTACTGGGAAAAGTGCGTCAGCAACTGGAAGAATCTGGCAAGGCAGATAATAGCATCATTGTCTTCTCTTCCGACCATGGGTTTTACCTGGGAGAACGCGGTCTGGCCGGAAAATGGTTTATACATGAGGAATCGATTCGCATTCCCATGATCATTTTCGATCCGAGACAACCCGACAGTGAACGAGGTCAGGTTCATGACGAAATGGTACTCAGCATTGATGTCGCACCGACGATTATGGATCTCGCTGGAGTCGATGCTCCCGCAACCGTACAAGGCCGCAGTCTGATTCCGATTACGAAACAGGAAAAAGTTGATTGGCGGCACGAGTTTCTTTATGAGCATCGCTTCGCCCACCATGCGATTCCGAAATCTGAAGGCGTTCGTACTGAAGATTGGAAATATGTCCGCTATATTGAAACTGAACCAGTCCACGAGGAGCTCTACAACCTGAAACAGGATCCTCTGGAAGTTAATAACCTCGTTAACAACCCGGAATCTCAGGCAGACCTCAACACGATGCGTGATAAGCTGAAGAAACTTGACAAGGAATTGCAATAG
- the glpK gene encoding glycerol kinase GlpK, protein MADHILALDQGTTSSRAIIFDGECNAIAKAQREFKQIYPSPGHVEHDPLEIWGTQLAAAQEVLQQSKLAPEDIAGIGITNQRETVVIWDKKTGQPVHNAIVWQSRITSSICDRLKADGLTDLVQQKTGLIIDAYFSGTKIQYILDKVPGLRERANKGEVLCGTIDTFLLWNLSGGKLHVTDPTNACRTMLFNIHTLDWDEELLKILNIPREILPEVQPTSFVYGDTNSQLFGKSIPVAAMVGDQQGATFGQCCFEKGTAKNTYGTGCFMLLNTGSEPVKSNNGLLTTVAWQLGDKVTYCLEGSIFIAGAVVQWLRDEMQFFTDSAEIEKLAAEAKDTGGVYLVPAFVGLGAPYWDQDARGTITGITRGTNRSHLARAALESMAYQTADVLTAMTSDSGIDLKFLKVDGGACANDMLMQFQADILGVSVERPQILESTALGAAFLAGLATGVWKDMDTIASSWALDKEFVPSMTEDNRDKLYSGWKEAVRRTLSAT, encoded by the coding sequence ATGGCGGATCACATACTTGCCCTCGACCAGGGGACGACCTCGAGTCGGGCGATTATTTTCGATGGCGAATGCAACGCCATCGCCAAGGCTCAACGGGAATTTAAGCAAATCTATCCGTCGCCAGGTCATGTCGAACATGATCCTCTGGAGATCTGGGGGACGCAACTTGCCGCGGCGCAGGAAGTACTGCAGCAGTCCAAGCTCGCCCCAGAAGATATTGCCGGAATTGGAATCACCAATCAGCGCGAGACGGTCGTCATCTGGGATAAAAAAACAGGACAGCCTGTTCACAACGCGATTGTCTGGCAAAGCCGGATCACGTCGTCGATCTGTGATCGCCTGAAGGCGGACGGGCTCACGGATTTGGTTCAGCAGAAAACAGGATTGATTATCGATGCCTATTTCTCAGGCACCAAAATACAATACATCCTAGACAAGGTTCCCGGTTTACGTGAACGGGCAAACAAAGGGGAAGTCCTATGCGGGACGATCGATACCTTTCTGCTTTGGAACCTCTCAGGAGGAAAACTGCATGTCACAGACCCGACCAACGCCTGTCGCACCATGTTGTTCAACATCCATACCCTCGACTGGGATGAAGAACTCCTCAAGATTTTAAATATTCCCCGAGAAATTCTTCCGGAAGTGCAACCGACCAGTTTCGTCTACGGAGATACGAATTCGCAGCTGTTTGGTAAGTCGATTCCAGTAGCGGCCATGGTGGGTGACCAACAAGGGGCGACATTCGGGCAGTGTTGTTTTGAAAAAGGAACTGCCAAGAACACCTACGGCACCGGTTGCTTTATGTTGCTCAATACTGGCTCTGAACCAGTGAAATCAAACAATGGTCTGTTAACCACGGTCGCATGGCAACTGGGCGATAAGGTAACCTACTGCCTGGAAGGCTCCATCTTCATTGCGGGCGCCGTTGTTCAATGGCTTCGCGATGAAATGCAATTCTTCACTGACTCAGCCGAGATCGAAAAACTGGCGGCAGAGGCCAAGGATACCGGGGGGGTCTATCTTGTCCCCGCCTTCGTCGGTTTGGGGGCGCCGTACTGGGATCAGGATGCCCGCGGAACCATCACCGGAATCACCCGAGGCACCAATCGCTCACATCTGGCCCGTGCCGCATTGGAGTCAATGGCCTATCAAACTGCCGACGTCCTCACTGCCATGACCAGTGACAGCGGCATCGATCTCAAGTTCCTGAAAGTCGATGGAGGAGCCTGTGCCAACGATATGCTGATGCAGTTCCAGGCAGACATCTTAGGCGTTTCCGTGGAACGACCTCAGATCCTGGAATCGACTGCTCTTGGGGCCGCTTTCCTCGCCGGCTTGGCAACAGGTGTATGGAAAGATATGGACACCATCGCTTCCAGCTGGGCTCTCGACAAAGAGTTCGTACCGAGCATGACAGAGGACAACCGGGATAAATTGTATTCAGGTTGGAAAGAGGCCGTCCGGAGGACACTCTCCGCCACCTAA
- a CDS encoding segregation and condensation protein A yields MEAGYRVKLDLYSGPLELLLYLVRRNEVDILELPIAAITNQFLEYLEVLIMIDIDEIGEFLVTASTIIELKSRQVLPRPEEEVEEEETELEHEMSSALVARLLEYKRFKDASQLLQEKAAIWQERYSRLHSERPRRGRKPSDDLIKEVELWDLVSALSRLLRVKQVDTKGKIKYDDTPISVFMQRIRDQVIEAGEMKFSDFFEGIKDRSRITGIFLAILELLRHHQFRARQSLEYGDITILPPLEGSAVLDAPLESSFEEPVAKEETDNEISDDDEADDTAA; encoded by the coding sequence TTGGAAGCTGGATATCGAGTTAAACTGGACCTCTACAGCGGGCCACTGGAGCTGCTGCTCTATCTCGTGCGCCGAAATGAGGTCGATATTCTCGAATTGCCCATCGCGGCCATCACCAACCAGTTCCTTGAGTATCTCGAAGTCCTGATCATGATTGACATCGACGAAATCGGTGAATTTCTGGTCACGGCCAGCACGATCATCGAGCTCAAAAGTCGACAGGTCCTCCCCCGCCCGGAAGAAGAGGTGGAAGAAGAGGAAACAGAGCTCGAACACGAAATGAGCAGCGCTCTAGTCGCGCGACTCCTGGAATACAAACGGTTCAAAGATGCTTCCCAGCTGCTCCAGGAAAAGGCCGCCATCTGGCAGGAACGGTATTCCCGTCTCCATAGCGAACGCCCCCGCCGAGGCCGCAAACCTTCCGATGACCTGATTAAAGAAGTCGAACTGTGGGATTTGGTCTCCGCGCTGTCACGTCTGCTCCGGGTTAAACAGGTCGACACCAAGGGAAAGATCAAATACGACGACACGCCGATCTCTGTCTTCATGCAACGCATCCGCGATCAGGTCATTGAAGCGGGCGAAATGAAGTTCAGCGACTTCTTCGAAGGAATCAAAGACCGCTCCCGCATCACGGGGATCTTTCTCGCGATTCTGGAACTACTTCGACATCATCAGTTTCGTGCTCGGCAATCTCTGGAATACGGTGATATTACAATTCTTCCTCCGCTGGAAGGTTCTGCAGTTCTGGATGCTCCTCTCGAATCGAGCTTCGAGGAACCGGTGGCCAAAGAAGAGACCGACAACGAAATATCAGACGACGACGAAGCCGACGATACGGCCGCATGA
- a CDS encoding rhomboid family protein — protein METATEDKKKRPWVTALACAICSLCFFSLFPKTEMEKWQALVDAGLLSMNVFWNGEFWVLITSTFIHFALWHFAFNIYWLWVLGSRMELVIGSLPFLGFYLAAAWISTSLQMTGSGETGIGFSGVGYAMFGFMWPTRHHYPTFKEVLTPSIIRLFVSFMIGCIFVTYLNLYNIGNVAHVSGFLFGGAIAGFFVLKFKRSLQLTGIIALGLFSMVPLFWRTINASSMKSEAYQAHVAEDYERAIECYSELIELEPDNAWAHINRSDAYLALGQYEKAEADSEQAHKIDPDIEETLQQ, from the coding sequence ATGGAGACAGCTACTGAAGATAAGAAAAAACGCCCATGGGTTACAGCCCTGGCATGTGCCATTTGCAGTCTATGTTTTTTCAGTCTCTTTCCCAAAACAGAAATGGAGAAATGGCAGGCTCTTGTTGATGCAGGATTGCTTTCAATGAACGTCTTCTGGAATGGAGAATTCTGGGTACTAATCACCTCAACCTTCATCCATTTTGCCCTCTGGCATTTTGCTTTCAATATTTACTGGCTCTGGGTCCTGGGCAGCCGCATGGAGTTGGTCATAGGGTCTCTTCCCTTTCTCGGTTTCTATCTCGCCGCCGCTTGGATCAGCACTTCGTTGCAGATGACCGGTTCGGGCGAAACTGGAATTGGTTTCTCCGGAGTCGGTTATGCAATGTTCGGATTCATGTGGCCCACCCGACATCACTACCCCACTTTCAAGGAAGTTTTAACACCCAGTATCATTAGATTATTCGTCTCTTTTATGATTGGCTGTATCTTCGTCACCTATCTGAATCTTTACAACATTGGCAACGTTGCACACGTATCCGGTTTCCTGTTCGGAGGTGCTATCGCTGGATTCTTCGTGCTGAAGTTTAAGAGGTCGCTCCAGCTCACCGGAATTATCGCTCTCGGTCTTTTTTCAATGGTCCCGCTCTTTTGGCGCACAATAAATGCATCTTCAATGAAATCCGAAGCTTATCAGGCACATGTGGCGGAGGACTATGAGCGGGCTATCGAATGCTATAGTGAGCTCATCGAGTTAGAACCGGATAATGCCTGGGCGCATATCAATCGCAGCGATGCTTATCTCGCCTTGGGCCAATACGAAAAAGCTGAAGCTGATTCAGAGCAAGCCCATAAAATCGATCCAGACATTGAAGAGACATTACAGCAATGA
- a CDS encoding dipeptidase encodes MLIFDAHLDMAWNAVEWNRDLMLSVQELRQFEAQFKDIVPGEPTITWPALKEAGVGLTISTLLPRLHRKDGALSHYQSREAAYGAAMGQLAYYRAMEKRGVIREIPDAATLKRHVEEWEAGPTESTPVGFILSMEGSPPILYPEQIHEWYAEGLRLLGPGHYGEAPYCFGTGSEGGLKPGGKELLQAMNECGMLLDTTHLADQSFWEALDVYEGPLIASHQNSRTLVPRDRQFTDEQFKAVAERGGMIGAAMDNWMLHTDWKIGVSEPSMVTMENVADHIDYVCQLLGTTKHSGLGTDLDGGFGKEQCPSDLDTIHDLGNMAAILEKRGYSKEDIDGIMYRNFTDFFLKNL; translated from the coding sequence ATGTTGATCTTTGATGCTCACCTGGATATGGCCTGGAACGCGGTTGAATGGAACCGCGATTTAATGTTGTCTGTGCAGGAACTGCGCCAGTTTGAGGCTCAGTTCAAAGACATCGTTCCAGGCGAACCGACGATCACCTGGCCCGCACTTAAGGAAGCTGGAGTCGGACTGACGATCTCAACCTTGCTTCCACGGCTTCATCGTAAGGATGGCGCTCTGTCACATTACCAGAGTCGCGAAGCGGCCTACGGCGCGGCGATGGGACAGCTTGCCTACTATCGTGCGATGGAAAAACGGGGAGTCATCCGCGAGATTCCGGATGCGGCGACATTGAAAAGACACGTCGAAGAATGGGAAGCTGGCCCGACGGAATCAACTCCCGTCGGATTCATTCTCAGCATGGAAGGCAGCCCCCCCATCCTCTACCCGGAACAGATTCATGAATGGTACGCCGAAGGGCTCCGTCTGTTAGGGCCCGGGCACTACGGTGAGGCTCCTTATTGTTTCGGAACAGGTTCGGAAGGGGGACTGAAGCCGGGCGGAAAAGAGTTGCTTCAGGCGATGAACGAATGCGGTATGTTGCTGGATACGACGCACCTCGCCGATCAATCCTTCTGGGAAGCGCTCGACGTTTATGAAGGCCCGCTCATCGCCAGCCATCAAAACTCGCGTACTCTCGTGCCTCGCGATCGTCAGTTCACGGACGAGCAATTCAAAGCCGTTGCCGAACGGGGTGGTATGATTGGGGCGGCGATGGACAACTGGATGTTGCACACCGACTGGAAAATCGGTGTCTCCGAACCTTCCATGGTGACGATGGAAAACGTCGCTGACCATATCGACTACGTCTGCCAGTTACTTGGCACGACTAAACATTCCGGTTTGGGAACCGATCTTGATGGGGGCTTCGGTAAAGAACAATGCCCCTCCGATCTGGACACAATCCACGACTTGGGCAATATGGCCGCTATCCTCGAAAAACGAGGTTACTCAAAAGAGGACATCGATGGCATCATGTATCGGAACTTCACGGATTTCTTCCTGAAGAATCTGTAA
- a CDS encoding DEAD/DEAH box helicase has translation MTEQPATQSFPTISTTSPGLSTVPASSVDSEANRDLRARLAETFPAPAVQLSELEMPVDIFLSGINGALTRQPRMEIISADLVTNVEVNSRWKPHVPKLPTFKLVFPEGIEFVPAKPESESKDKGRLRSLKAPEEIAAGADQKKKQTRLKPPSDALSIQDRLFYLLQPPIENWLNGQELVMPFEPFDYQYEGIAWLFSRKSALLADEMGLGKTMQTITAMRLLLRSGQISKVLLICPKPLIPNWQREFATWAEELPITTVMGETARRRMIWEMDKPGIYLANYEAMARDFEEMEEEGVSPKFDLLVLDEAQRIKNRESRTAVVARSVNRKRSWALTGTPIENRAEELASLFEFMEVIPPRGTPDIRQLSKLSDEYILRRCKDLVLDMPPRLDRPAWLDLEGAQLHAYKVAEKEGIVQLNDLGDSITVQHVFELVLRLKQIANFDPVTNESAKLDRLKADMEEIAASGGKAILFSQWTKTLDWIADRTQEFNPLIYHGGVPTKKREPILAKFKEDPDAHLILMSYGTGAVGLNLQFAGYVFLYDRWWNPAIEDQAINRAHRIGQKNPVVVTKFVCNNTIEEKIDRTLQEKRDLFISILGAEGNTESSMGLNAGEIFDLFDLKARDGDTTREIGPESAAA, from the coding sequence ATGACCGAACAGCCTGCCACACAATCCTTCCCTACGATTTCGACGACCAGTCCCGGTCTCTCGACAGTCCCTGCCTCAAGTGTCGACTCCGAAGCCAATCGTGATCTGCGAGCCAGACTTGCGGAAACGTTTCCTGCGCCTGCGGTGCAGTTGTCCGAGTTGGAAATGCCGGTGGATATCTTTCTCTCCGGGATCAACGGCGCTTTGACGCGTCAGCCACGAATGGAAATCATTTCGGCGGACCTGGTGACAAATGTCGAAGTGAACAGCCGGTGGAAACCTCATGTTCCCAAACTACCGACTTTCAAGCTGGTTTTTCCTGAGGGAATCGAATTCGTCCCTGCCAAACCAGAGTCGGAATCGAAAGATAAAGGGAGACTGCGGTCGCTCAAAGCTCCCGAGGAGATTGCTGCAGGAGCCGATCAAAAGAAGAAGCAGACTCGACTGAAACCACCGTCCGACGCGTTATCGATTCAGGATCGGTTGTTCTATCTATTACAGCCTCCCATCGAAAACTGGCTCAATGGTCAAGAGCTGGTGATGCCGTTCGAGCCGTTCGATTATCAGTACGAAGGAATCGCCTGGCTCTTCTCACGGAAGTCTGCTTTGCTCGCGGATGAGATGGGCCTTGGAAAAACGATGCAGACGATCACAGCAATGCGTTTGCTCCTGCGAAGCGGACAGATCAGCAAGGTGCTGCTTATTTGTCCCAAGCCACTGATTCCGAACTGGCAACGAGAGTTCGCAACTTGGGCGGAAGAACTGCCGATTACCACCGTCATGGGCGAGACTGCCCGCAGACGAATGATCTGGGAGATGGACAAACCGGGAATTTATCTAGCCAATTATGAGGCGATGGCGCGCGATTTTGAAGAGATGGAAGAAGAAGGCGTCTCCCCTAAATTTGACCTACTCGTGCTGGATGAAGCGCAGCGAATTAAAAACAGAGAGTCCCGAACAGCTGTCGTAGCCCGATCTGTAAATCGTAAACGGAGTTGGGCTTTAACAGGTACCCCCATTGAAAACCGGGCGGAAGAGTTGGCTTCCCTGTTCGAATTCATGGAAGTCATTCCGCCACGCGGAACACCCGATATTCGGCAACTTTCCAAGTTATCGGATGAGTATATCCTGCGACGATGTAAAGACCTTGTTCTGGATATGCCTCCCCGACTTGATCGACCTGCCTGGTTGGACCTGGAAGGGGCTCAGCTGCACGCCTATAAAGTCGCTGAAAAAGAAGGCATTGTTCAATTGAACGATCTGGGTGATTCAATCACGGTGCAGCATGTTTTTGAACTAGTGCTCCGATTGAAACAAATAGCCAACTTCGATCCTGTCACTAACGAGAGTGCGAAACTGGACCGTCTGAAAGCGGACATGGAAGAGATCGCCGCGAGTGGAGGTAAAGCGATTCTATTCAGCCAATGGACAAAAACGCTTGACTGGATTGCAGACCGTACCCAGGAATTCAACCCGCTGATTTATCATGGGGGAGTTCCGACGAAAAAGCGGGAACCGATTCTGGCAAAGTTCAAAGAGGATCCTGATGCTCATCTTATCCTGATGAGTTACGGAACGGGAGCAGTGGGGCTGAACTTACAGTTCGCGGGTTACGTCTTCCTGTATGACCGCTGGTGGAATCCGGCGATTGAGGACCAGGCCATCAATAGGGCTCACAGAATCGGACAGAAGAACCCCGTCGTCGTGACCAAGTTTGTTTGCAATAACACGATTGAAGAAAAGATCGATCGGACGTTGCAGGAGAAACGCGACCTCTTCATTTCCATCCTGGGAGCAGAGGGGAACACCGAATCATCAATGGGGCTGAACGCGGGCGAAATCTTCGACCTGTTTGATCTCAAAGCTCGAGACGGAGACACGACTCGAGAAATCGGTCCTGAATCTGCCGCCGCTTGA